The Treponema medium genome has a window encoding:
- the uvrA gene encoding excinuclease ABC subunit UvrA: MQENEVQNRAHANKLIVKGAREHNLKNIDVELPRDKLIVVSGLSGSGKSSLAFDTIFAEGQRRYVESLSAYARQFLDRMDKPDVDYIEGLSPAISIEQKTTHRNPRSTVGTVTEIYDYYRLLYARTGHPHCPQCGKEIQEQTVDQIIDAIMSWEDRTRVQILAPIIKGKKGEHQKIIEDAQKAGFLRARIDGLTVNLEDGVKLDKQKKHTIEIVVDRIQLSADVRKRLSESVETALESSGGTLIALRQKTADDPITEVFFSQKNACPDCGISMPDLQPRLFSFNNPYGACPECTGLGHKQRFDFKLMVPDTSLSFNEGAFLPYNPDSAWNRTRFESLARRFGFSLDTPVKDLSKKDLKIIMDGSGLEPIEFVYERQDGSGKSKYRRPWLGIYADMQRRYNEAYSAAQRESYEKYMAVTTCEHCGGKRLKPEALAVTVGGKNIYELSSLSVGDSITFFEKLKLTATEKTIAHQILKEITSRLQFMKNVGLDYITLERKAATLSGGESQRIRLATQIGSSLIGVLYILDEPSIGLHQRDNQRLIDTLLYLRNLGNTLIVVEHDEQTLRVADYIVDLGPGAGVHGGAVVAAGTPDEVMQVKESLTGQYLAGTLCMELPAERRKGNGAFLTLQGVTEHNLKNVSVSIPLGAFTCITGVSGSGKSTLLSDVLYPAVSNALMRSGLPEGAYKKIKGLEHIDKVINIDQSPIGRTPRSNPATYVEVFTAIRDLFANLPEAKARGYKPGRFSFNVRGGRCEHCQGDGAIAIEMNFLPDVYITCDVCRGKRFNKETLDVRYKGKNISDVLEMTIEEAAEFFAPVPQIARKMQTLLSVGLGYIRLGQSALTLSGGEAQRVKLAHELSKRSTGKTLYILDEPTTGLHFADVKQLMEVIQRLVDQGNTALMIEHNLDVILQADHIIDLGPEGGSRGGTVIAEGTPEEVAEVKKSYTGFYIKEMLDRHRQKSS, encoded by the coding sequence ATGCAAGAAAATGAAGTACAGAACCGTGCGCACGCCAATAAACTCATCGTTAAAGGTGCGCGCGAGCACAATCTGAAAAATATCGATGTGGAGCTGCCCCGCGACAAGCTTATTGTGGTGTCGGGGCTTTCCGGTTCGGGAAAAAGCTCCCTTGCCTTTGATACCATCTTTGCCGAGGGGCAGCGGCGGTATGTGGAATCCCTTTCGGCGTATGCGCGGCAGTTCTTAGACCGTATGGATAAACCCGATGTCGATTATATCGAAGGCTTGTCTCCGGCTATTTCCATAGAACAAAAGACTACGCACCGTAATCCGCGCTCGACGGTCGGCACGGTAACGGAAATTTATGACTACTACCGCCTCCTGTATGCCCGAACGGGGCATCCGCATTGTCCGCAGTGCGGGAAAGAGATTCAGGAGCAAACGGTCGATCAAATTATCGATGCGATTATGAGCTGGGAAGACCGTACCCGTGTTCAAATCCTCGCGCCGATTATCAAAGGCAAGAAGGGTGAACACCAGAAGATTATCGAAGACGCCCAAAAGGCGGGTTTTCTCCGTGCGCGCATCGACGGACTGACGGTTAATTTGGAAGACGGCGTTAAGCTCGATAAACAAAAAAAACACACCATAGAGATTGTCGTCGACCGTATTCAGCTGTCTGCCGATGTCCGCAAACGGCTTTCGGAGTCGGTGGAAACTGCGTTGGAAAGTTCCGGTGGGACGCTGATAGCGTTACGGCAAAAGACTGCGGATGATCCGATAACGGAAGTGTTCTTTTCGCAAAAAAATGCCTGTCCCGACTGCGGTATTTCGATGCCGGATTTGCAGCCGCGCCTTTTTTCGTTTAACAACCCTTACGGCGCTTGCCCCGAGTGTACCGGATTGGGGCATAAGCAGCGTTTCGACTTTAAGCTGATGGTTCCCGATACCTCGCTGTCCTTTAACGAGGGGGCGTTCTTGCCCTACAATCCTGATTCTGCGTGGAACCGCACTCGCTTTGAGTCGCTTGCCCGCCGCTTCGGTTTTTCACTCGACACACCGGTAAAAGATTTATCAAAAAAAGATTTAAAGATTATCATGGATGGTTCCGGCCTTGAACCGATTGAATTTGTGTACGAACGGCAGGACGGGTCGGGTAAGTCAAAGTACCGCCGTCCATGGCTCGGCATCTATGCTGACATGCAGCGCCGGTATAACGAAGCGTATTCGGCAGCGCAGCGGGAATCCTATGAAAAATACATGGCGGTTACGACGTGCGAACACTGCGGCGGTAAGCGTTTAAAGCCCGAAGCCTTGGCCGTTACCGTCGGCGGTAAAAATATTTACGAGTTAAGCAGCCTTTCCGTCGGCGATTCAATTACGTTTTTTGAAAAGCTCAAGCTGACCGCTACGGAAAAGACCATCGCGCACCAAATTCTAAAAGAGATAACCTCCCGCCTCCAATTTATGAAAAACGTGGGGCTTGACTACATCACCCTTGAACGGAAGGCAGCGACGCTGTCCGGTGGGGAATCGCAGCGGATACGGCTTGCAACCCAAATCGGCTCCAGCTTAATCGGGGTGCTGTACATTCTCGATGAACCGTCCATCGGACTGCACCAGCGGGATAATCAGCGGCTGATCGATACGCTGCTGTACCTGCGCAACCTCGGCAATACGCTCATCGTAGTAGAACACGACGAGCAAACCCTCCGCGTCGCCGACTACATCGTAGACCTAGGCCCGGGCGCAGGGGTACATGGCGGCGCTGTTGTAGCGGCGGGTACACCCGACGAGGTGATGCAGGTAAAGGAAAGCCTTACCGGTCAGTACCTTGCGGGAACCCTCTGCATGGAACTTCCTGCGGAACGTCGGAAAGGAAACGGCGCCTTTTTAACTTTGCAGGGAGTAACCGAGCATAATTTAAAGAATGTTTCGGTTTCCATCCCCCTCGGAGCCTTTACCTGCATCACCGGCGTTTCCGGTTCGGGAAAGTCCACGCTCCTTTCGGATGTACTGTACCCCGCCGTATCCAATGCGCTGATGCGCAGCGGCTTGCCGGAGGGTGCATACAAAAAGATAAAAGGTCTTGAGCATATCGATAAGGTTATTAATATCGATCAAAGCCCGATCGGCAGAACGCCCCGCTCGAATCCTGCGACTTATGTAGAGGTGTTTACTGCGATTCGTGACTTGTTTGCAAACTTGCCGGAAGCCAAAGCACGGGGCTATAAGCCGGGACGCTTTTCGTTTAATGTGCGGGGCGGCCGCTGCGAGCACTGTCAAGGCGACGGCGCTATCGCAATCGAAATGAACTTTTTACCCGATGTGTATATCACCTGCGATGTGTGCCGCGGCAAGCGGTTTAACAAAGAAACGCTCGATGTCCGGTACAAGGGGAAGAACATCTCCGACGTGCTCGAAATGACCATCGAAGAAGCCGCCGAGTTCTTTGCTCCCGTGCCGCAGATCGCCCGCAAAATGCAAACCCTCCTTTCGGTAGGGCTCGGCTATATCCGCCTCGGGCAGTCGGCGCTTACGCTGTCGGGCGGCGAAGCGCAGCGGGTTAAACTGGCGCACGAGCTTTCCAAGCGCTCGACGGGGAAAACGCTCTATATTTTGGACGAGCCGACAACGGGACTGCATTTTGCTGATGTTAAACAACTGATGGAGGTTATTCAGCGGCTGGTGGATCAGGGTAATACCGCCCTAATGATCGAGCACAATCTCGATGTCATCCTACAAGCCGATCATATCATCGACCTTGGTCCGGAAGGAGGTTCCCGCGGAGGTACCGTTATCGCAGAAGGCACGCCGGAAGAAGTTGCCGAAGTGAAAAAGTCCTACACGGGATTTTACATTAAAGAGATGCTTGACCGACATCGGCAAAAAAGTTCATAG